The bacterium DNA segment TAGCTGGAGAGGAAAGACAAAATCATATTCAATAGCGTATCCAGGTCGAATAATCTTAGCTTCTTCTAACCCCAAAATAGAATGCAAAAGCAAGTCTTGTATTTCTTCGGGCAGGCTAGTAGAAACACCATTTAAATAATATTCTTTTGTTTCTCTTCCTTCTGGCTCAATAAAGATTTGATGTCTCTCTTTTTGGGAAAACTTGACAATTTTATCTTCTATAGAAGGACAGTACCGAACACCAATTCCAGTAATATTTCCTGAATATAAAGAAGAAAGAGCCAAATTATCTCTAATTATTTTATGAGTTTCTTCATTGGTATAGGTGATATAACAAGGCATTTGGGGGCAAGTTATTTCTTTAGTCGTAAAAGAAAAAGGAAGAGGTTTTTCATCTCCTTCTTGAACCTTTAATTTAGAAAAATCGATACTATCCCTGTGAATTCTGGGGCTTGTGCCGGTTTTAAATCTGCCTAATTTTAGCCCTAATTGTTTGAGATTTTCAGATAATCTGATCGAGCTAAATTCCCCCGCTCTACCAGCTGGATAATTTATGCTTCCAATGTGAATAAGGCCATTTAAAAAAGTACCAGCAGTAATGATCACAGCTTTTGAGAAAAATTTTAAATTAGTAGAAATCTTAACTCCTAAAACTACTTTTTTACCTTTACTTGTTTTAACTAATATCTCTTCAACTAAACCTTGATATAAAGCTAATCTTTTTTCTTCTTCTAAGACCTTCTTCATGTACGCTTGATACAGTTTTTTATCAGCTTGAGCTCTAAGAGATTGAACGGCAGGGCCTTTTTTAGTATTTAACATTCGAAATTGAATGCCCGTATGATCAATGCATTTAGCCATTTCTCCTCCTAATGCATCAATTTCTCTCACTAATTGTCCTTTGCCCAAGCCACCTATGGAAGGATTACAAGACATCTGAGCAATGCTTTCTATATTAGAAGTAATTAAGAGAGTCTTGAGACCCATTCTGGAAGTAGCCAAAGAAGCTTCGATCCCAGCATGTCCCC contains these protein-coding regions:
- the mnmG gene encoding tRNA uridine-5-carboxymethylaminomethyl(34) synthesis enzyme MnmG translates to MSFVDYDVIVVGGGHAGIEASLATSRMGLKTLLITSNIESIAQMSCNPSIGGLGKGQLVREIDALGGEMAKCIDHTGIQFRMLNTKKGPAVQSLRAQADKKLYQAYMKKVLEEEKRLALYQGLVEEILVKTSKGKKVVLGVKISTNLKFFSKAVIITAGTFLNGLIHIGSINYPAGRAGEFSSIRLSENLKQLGLKLGRFKTGTSPRIHRDSIDFSKLKVQEGDEKPLPFSFTTKEITCPQMPCYITYTNEETHKIIRDNLALSSLYSGNITGIGVRYCPSIEDKIVKFSQKERHQIFIEPEGRETKEYYLNGVSTSLPEEIQDLLLHSILGLEEAKIIRPGYAIEYDFVFPLQLKPTLEAKEIENLYFAGQINGTSGYEEAAAQGMMSGLNAALKIQRKKSFILDRSLAYLGVLIDDLVTKGTNEPYRMFTSRAEYRLLLRNDNADERLMPFGYKFNLISEEIYAIFKSKQKKIKEEIQRLKKTLVNFKGSKLSLGKILRRPEITYQDLISLDQISLKIPEEIKKEVEIQIKYEGYINQQHLQVEKHKRLEKQKVPLEINYDEIRELSFEAREKLKQIRPDSIGQALRIPGIKPVDITVIIIYLEKHRKERKKR